The following are encoded in a window of Brockia lithotrophica genomic DNA:
- a CDS encoding HlyD family secretion protein, producing MSKSWAKVAWTVAILLTLAVAVVGAYYGIHLYKERSTYVLVKDAKVDGTKITIVAPQNGKLVEFTAEVGKTYKAGDVLGYVCFPQQTPGAGAAGAPGTVQSGAPTSGGTQSPSGAPSGGAQPGAPRASGQPGAAQSSTSGASGQAAGEVARVRVPITMPQDGTIVLRSQEEGSLVGAGTPLAYAFDFSKLYVRALVSEADYPDVAVGNDVEVWLTAYPGTKLQGKVVEKGLYTEGMFSLLPTLPGTGETSEKLPVRIELSSVPQDVQLVPGLSATVKIARSR from the coding sequence ATGTCGAAGTCGTGGGCCAAAGTGGCGTGGACGGTGGCCATCCTTCTCACGCTTGCGGTGGCGGTAGTCGGTGCGTACTACGGAATCCACCTCTACAAGGAACGAAGCACCTACGTACTGGTGAAGGATGCCAAGGTAGACGGGACGAAGATCACGATCGTCGCACCGCAAAACGGCAAGCTCGTCGAGTTCACGGCGGAGGTGGGGAAGACCTACAAGGCCGGCGACGTCCTCGGGTACGTGTGCTTCCCGCAACAGACCCCCGGCGCGGGGGCGGCGGGAGCCCCAGGCACGGTTCAGTCCGGCGCGCCGACGTCCGGCGGGACGCAGTCCCCTTCCGGAGCGCCTTCCGGCGGTGCGCAACCCGGAGCTCCCCGGGCTTCCGGTCAGCCCGGTGCCGCGCAATCCAGCACTTCCGGGGCTTCGGGGCAGGCCGCAGGCGAGGTTGCGCGCGTGCGCGTGCCCATCACGATGCCTCAAGACGGGACGATCGTCCTTCGTTCTCAAGAGGAGGGCTCGCTCGTCGGGGCGGGGACGCCCCTTGCCTACGCCTTCGACTTTTCGAAGCTGTACGTCCGTGCCCTCGTATCCGAAGCGGATTACCCCGACGTGGCCGTGGGGAACGACGTCGAGGTCTGGCTTACGGCCTATCCCGGGACGAAGCTCCAAGGGAAGGTTGTGGAGAAGGGGCTGTACACGGAAGGCATGTTTTCCCTTCTACCCACGCTTCCCGGGACGGGCGAGACTTCGGAGAAACTTCCCGTTCGGATCGAACTCAGCTCGGTGCCGCAAGACGTCCAGCTCGTCCCCGGGCTCTCGGCGACGGTAAAGATCGCGCGCAGCCGCTGA
- a CDS encoding MarR family winged helix-turn-helix transcriptional regulator: MDRGRQEYLAEFYHLLRKVGHRIKQEIAREVQEISFAELAILRYVLEHGPVSVGSLAQGFSVSKSFVTATAEGLVRRGYVEKEVDPGDRRIVRLRVTPDGERFYREIERRIAARFAEILEKLGEDLLESCVRSLRILDEALGPGTSDAERGV; this comes from the coding sequence GTGGATCGGGGGCGGCAAGAATACCTGGCAGAGTTCTACCACCTGCTCCGCAAGGTCGGTCATCGGATCAAGCAGGAAATAGCCCGCGAAGTTCAGGAGATTTCGTTTGCCGAGCTGGCCATCCTTCGGTACGTGCTGGAGCACGGGCCGGTGTCTGTAGGGAGTTTGGCCCAAGGGTTTTCCGTGAGCAAGAGCTTCGTCACGGCTACGGCAGAAGGGCTCGTGCGCAGGGGATACGTAGAAAAGGAGGTCGATCCGGGCGACCGCCGCATCGTCCGCCTTCGGGTGACGCCGGACGGGGAGAGGTTCTACCGAGAGATCGAGAGGCGGATCGCCGCACGCTTTGCGGAGATTTTGGAGAAGCTGGGGGAGGACCTCCTCGAGAGTTGCGTTCGCAGCCTTAGAATTCTCGACGAAGCGTTGGGTCCAGGAACTTCGGACGCGGAACGCGGAGTATAA
- the glyS gene encoding glycine--tRNA ligase subunit beta, with the protein MGRTFLLEIGVEELPARLIDATREELLRRILAYLDDVHLPHGEARAYSTPRRLAVQIIDVSEYSLPREEVLRGPRREAALAPDGSWNEAARKFAASRGIALEDLYVAEQGGAAYVFGVRREPGRPAQELLAATGEVVLGLPFPKAMRWTEAPIRFLRPIRWVVALFGTEVLPLCLGPVCADRKTRGHRVLGGEGEIPAADAYADVLRELFVLADPRERREAVEGEIARALRTLAEAVGAEQAAEVARDPDLLAEVTNLVEWPSALVGHFDPSFLAVPDVVLETTMREHVRVFAVRTAGGRLAPYFVAVRNGAGRGEDVVRRGFERVIRARLSDARFFYESDLRYPPEAYLPRLEGIVFHERLGSVGDKVRRLVRLADDLAEALGFSPEGAAVLRRAASLAKFDLATQLVNEYPELEGRMGEIYARHHGEPEEVARAIFEHRLPRGADDELPATPAGRWLAVFDRLDTLVGFFSVGIVPRGSEDPFALRRAANGVVQILRQIGREGSRVVGLSALLKSVASAYAAFGHVVTEAVLDEVHGFLAQRLRAALEEEGLPYDVVQASLEADAGEDGLVVHEAEERARLLARFKGEEDAKWTIEQWVRTTRMARKGREEGYLAGSPQPDPSLFRQGAEADLHALWRELREDWGTLTWEGRLARLRGLAEAIDRFFTDVLVMDPDPDVRRNRLALVAGVADLIRRFADPERLVVGG; encoded by the coding sequence GTGGGCAGGACCTTTCTTTTGGAGATTGGCGTAGAGGAACTTCCCGCGCGCCTGATCGACGCCACGCGCGAAGAACTCCTCAGGCGCATCCTCGCGTACTTGGACGACGTGCACCTGCCGCACGGCGAAGCGCGGGCGTACTCGACCCCTCGCCGCCTTGCCGTGCAGATCATCGACGTGTCCGAATACTCCCTTCCGCGCGAAGAGGTGCTCCGCGGGCCGCGGCGCGAGGCAGCGCTCGCCCCAGACGGATCCTGGAACGAAGCGGCGCGCAAGTTTGCCGCGTCGCGTGGGATCGCCCTAGAGGATTTGTACGTCGCCGAACAGGGGGGCGCGGCTTACGTCTTTGGCGTTCGCCGCGAGCCTGGCCGTCCGGCACAAGAGCTCCTCGCCGCCACGGGCGAGGTCGTGCTCGGCCTACCCTTTCCCAAGGCGATGCGCTGGACGGAGGCGCCCATCCGGTTCCTCCGTCCGATTCGCTGGGTCGTCGCCCTCTTCGGCACAGAGGTGCTTCCCCTGTGCCTCGGCCCCGTCTGTGCAGACCGAAAGACACGGGGGCACCGCGTCCTCGGCGGGGAGGGAGAGATTCCCGCGGCGGACGCCTACGCGGACGTCCTCCGGGAACTCTTCGTCCTCGCCGATCCCCGCGAGCGGCGGGAGGCGGTGGAGGGAGAGATCGCCCGCGCCCTCCGCACGCTCGCGGAAGCCGTGGGGGCGGAACAGGCGGCGGAAGTCGCCCGCGACCCCGACCTCCTCGCGGAAGTGACGAACCTCGTGGAATGGCCCTCGGCCCTCGTCGGGCACTTCGATCCCTCTTTTCTCGCCGTTCCCGACGTCGTCCTCGAGACGACGATGCGCGAGCACGTGCGCGTCTTCGCCGTGCGCACCGCGGGCGGTCGCCTCGCCCCGTATTTCGTCGCCGTGCGCAACGGTGCCGGCCGGGGAGAAGACGTCGTGCGCCGCGGGTTCGAGCGCGTGATCCGCGCCCGCCTTTCGGACGCGCGCTTTTTCTACGAAAGCGACTTGAGGTACCCGCCGGAGGCGTACCTCCCGCGCCTCGAAGGCATCGTCTTTCACGAGCGACTCGGAAGCGTGGGGGACAAGGTTCGCCGCCTCGTCCGCCTTGCGGACGACCTCGCCGAAGCCCTCGGGTTTTCTCCCGAAGGGGCAGCCGTCCTGCGCCGGGCGGCATCGCTGGCGAAGTTCGACCTCGCCACCCAACTCGTAAACGAGTATCCGGAACTCGAAGGCCGGATGGGGGAGATCTACGCCCGCCACCACGGCGAACCGGAAGAAGTCGCGAGGGCCATCTTCGAGCACCGCCTCCCCCGAGGGGCGGACGACGAACTCCCCGCAACCCCCGCGGGTCGTTGGCTCGCCGTATTCGACCGCTTGGACACGCTCGTGGGCTTCTTTTCCGTGGGAATCGTCCCCCGCGGATCCGAAGACCCCTTTGCCCTTCGAAGGGCGGCCAACGGCGTCGTCCAGATCCTCCGGCAGATCGGACGCGAAGGGAGCCGCGTTGTGGGACTTTCCGCCCTTCTCAAGTCTGTCGCGTCGGCGTACGCCGCCTTCGGGCACGTCGTGACCGAGGCGGTGCTCGACGAAGTCCACGGCTTTCTCGCGCAACGCCTGCGCGCCGCCTTGGAAGAAGAGGGCCTTCCCTACGACGTGGTCCAGGCGTCCCTCGAGGCGGACGCCGGCGAGGACGGGCTCGTCGTCCACGAAGCCGAAGAGCGCGCACGACTCCTCGCGCGCTTCAAGGGCGAGGAAGACGCGAAGTGGACGATCGAACAGTGGGTGCGGACGACGCGCATGGCGCGCAAAGGCCGCGAGGAAGGGTACCTCGCGGGATCGCCCCAACCCGATCCGTCCCTCTTCCGCCAGGGTGCGGAGGCGGACCTGCATGCTCTGTGGCGGGAACTTCGGGAGGACTGGGGGACCTTGACCTGGGAGGGCCGACTTGCGCGCCTCCGCGGCCTCGCCGAAGCCATCGACCGGTTCTTTACGGACGTCCTCGTCATGGATCCCGATCCGGACGTCCGTCGTAACCGCCTCGCCCTCGTGGCCGGCGTGGCCGACCTCATACGCCGCTTCGCCGATCCCGAGCGTCTCGTCGTCGGAGGGTGA
- the glyQ gene encoding glycine--tRNA ligase subunit alpha → MGPSFQEIVLALHRFWAGQGCLLVQPHDVEVGAGTMNPMTFLRVLGPEPWRVAYVEPSRRPADARYGENPNRLYQHHQYQVILKPAPEDVVDVYLESLRALGLDLGEHDVRLVEDNWEAPTLGAWGLGWEIWLDGMEITQFTYFQQVGGLELNPIAVEITYGLERIAAYLQGKDDVFSVEYGAGVTYGEIFRTAEYEHSKYSFEVADVGLLGELFAAYEREARRTLEEGLVLPAYDYVLRMSHTFNVLDARGAVSVSERAGLIARVRRLANEVARAYVAQRESLGYPLLRAEAKGA, encoded by the coding sequence ATGGGTCCTTCGTTTCAGGAAATCGTCCTCGCCCTGCACCGCTTTTGGGCCGGACAAGGGTGCCTCCTCGTCCAGCCCCACGACGTAGAGGTCGGAGCGGGGACGATGAACCCGATGACCTTTCTTCGCGTGCTCGGGCCGGAGCCGTGGCGCGTGGCGTACGTGGAGCCGTCGCGCCGCCCGGCAGACGCCCGCTACGGGGAAAACCCCAACCGCCTGTACCAGCACCACCAGTACCAGGTGATTCTCAAACCCGCTCCGGAAGACGTCGTCGACGTATACCTGGAGAGCCTCCGCGCCCTCGGGCTCGACCTGGGGGAACACGACGTGCGCCTCGTGGAGGACAACTGGGAGGCGCCGACGCTGGGCGCGTGGGGCCTCGGGTGGGAGATCTGGCTCGACGGGATGGAGATCACCCAGTTTACGTACTTTCAGCAGGTCGGGGGACTCGAACTCAATCCAATCGCCGTGGAGATCACCTACGGACTCGAACGGATCGCCGCGTACCTCCAGGGCAAGGACGACGTGTTTTCCGTAGAGTACGGCGCCGGCGTGACGTACGGCGAGATCTTCCGCACGGCGGAGTACGAACACTCGAAGTACTCCTTTGAGGTGGCGGACGTCGGACTTTTGGGCGAACTCTTTGCGGCGTACGAACGGGAGGCGCGGCGCACCTTGGAGGAAGGACTCGTCCTACCGGCGTACGACTACGTCCTCCGCATGTCCCACACCTTCAACGTGCTCGACGCGCGAGGGGCGGTTTCCGTGAGCGAACGGGCGGGGCTCATCGCGCGCGTACGCCGCCTCGCCAACGAGGTGGCCCGCGCGTACGTGGCCCAACGGGAATCCCTCGGGTACCCACTTCTTCGGGCAGAAGCGAAGGGCGCGTGA
- the recO gene encoding DNA repair protein RecO: MRRKRRAPGKGAREMKEGEQGVVLRVRPYGERDLLVVLFGKTQGRLPLIARGGRKLGSRVHAVLQPFRVVEVRYRKTREVGTVTQAELLERFPPLEEDPVRFAWAAYGAELLEHVGEDRDARPLYDVYLWYLRRLAGNDPPELVAAYLELATLRAQGLAPELHRCARCGREDVPLVAFSSEAGGAVCADCTPLLSDAYPLSSAALYFLRAFAQLPPGRIGRLTAKPDTIDEVARHMDVFLAHHWPAPLHAKRVAREISRPLLVAGEEPESETAKET, encoded by the coding sequence GTGCGGCGAAAGCGGCGCGCGCCGGGGAAGGGAGCGAGGGAGATGAAGGAGGGGGAGCAGGGCGTCGTCCTCCGCGTTCGCCCGTACGGGGAGCGGGATCTCCTCGTCGTGCTCTTCGGCAAGACCCAAGGACGTCTCCCGCTCATCGCCCGCGGCGGACGCAAGCTCGGGTCGCGGGTGCATGCGGTCCTACAACCGTTTCGCGTCGTCGAAGTCCGGTACCGGAAGACGAGGGAAGTGGGCACGGTCACACAGGCGGAACTCCTCGAACGTTTCCCTCCCTTAGAGGAAGACCCGGTGCGTTTCGCCTGGGCGGCGTACGGCGCGGAACTCCTCGAGCACGTGGGCGAGGACCGGGACGCGCGTCCTTTGTACGACGTCTACCTGTGGTACCTGCGCCGGCTGGCGGGGAACGACCCGCCCGAACTCGTCGCGGCCTACTTGGAGCTCGCGACGCTTCGCGCCCAAGGGCTCGCCCCGGAACTCCACCGCTGCGCCCGCTGCGGCCGAGAAGACGTCCCCCTCGTCGCCTTTTCTTCCGAAGCCGGCGGGGCGGTGTGTGCCGACTGCACCCCCTTGCTCTCGGACGCCTACCCGCTTTCCTCGGCGGCCTTGTACTTTCTGCGCGCCTTCGCCCAACTCCCTCCGGGGCGCATCGGCCGCCTCACGGCGAAGCCGGACACGATCGACGAAGTTGCCCGCCACATGGACGTCTTTTTGGCCCATCACTGGCCGGCACCCCTACACGCGAAGCGCGTGGCGCGGGAAATTTCCCGTCCGCTCCTCGTCGCGGGAGAGGAACCCGAGAGCGAGACGGCGAAAGAGACATAG
- the era gene encoding GTPase Era, whose amino-acid sequence MNAPEAKRRSGFVAVVGRPNVGKSTLVNAVVGSKVAIVTPKPQTTRHNIRGVYTEERGQIVFVDTPGIHRPKSKLGEWMNESARRVLRDVDLVLFVIDASRGWTEGDARIAGELFPSAVPVFAVLNKIDALPNRALVLPLIERVQDAGEFREIVPVSALRGEGLDRLVDLVFAYLPEGPYFYPPDVLSDRPEAFHAAEIIREKILLLTEEEVPHAVDVQIESWEETDRLLSLSAVITVEREGQKAILIGRGGSKLKEIGTAARRELEERFGKKVFLKLWVRVRERWRDRPTFLREFGYRDT is encoded by the coding sequence GTGAACGCTCCGGAGGCGAAGCGGCGTTCCGGATTCGTGGCCGTCGTCGGCCGGCCCAACGTGGGCAAGTCCACCCTCGTCAACGCCGTGGTGGGTTCGAAGGTCGCGATCGTCACGCCTAAACCTCAGACGACGCGCCACAACATCCGCGGCGTGTACACGGAAGAACGCGGCCAGATCGTCTTTGTGGATACGCCGGGGATCCACCGCCCCAAGAGCAAACTCGGCGAGTGGATGAACGAAAGCGCCCGGCGCGTCCTGCGCGACGTCGACCTCGTCCTCTTCGTGATCGACGCCTCCCGTGGTTGGACGGAAGGCGACGCGCGCATCGCCGGCGAGCTCTTCCCCTCGGCGGTTCCCGTTTTTGCCGTCCTCAACAAGATCGACGCCCTGCCGAACCGCGCCCTCGTCCTCCCGCTCATCGAGCGCGTACAGGACGCCGGAGAGTTTCGCGAGATCGTGCCCGTATCCGCCCTGCGCGGGGAGGGGCTCGACCGACTCGTGGACTTGGTTTTCGCTTACTTACCAGAGGGGCCGTACTTTTACCCCCCCGACGTCCTTTCCGACCGTCCCGAGGCCTTTCACGCGGCAGAGATCATCCGCGAAAAGATCCTCCTCTTGACAGAAGAGGAGGTGCCGCACGCCGTGGACGTGCAGATCGAGAGCTGGGAGGAGACGGATCGGCTTCTCTCCCTTTCGGCGGTCATCACCGTGGAGCGGGAGGGGCAAAAGGCGATCCTCATCGGCCGGGGCGGGTCGAAGCTCAAGGAAATCGGGACGGCGGCGCGGCGCGAGCTCGAGGAACGCTTCGGCAAAAAGGTCTTCCTCAAGCTCTGGGTGCGCGTGCGCGAACGCTGGCGCGACCGACCGACGTTCCTCCGCGAGTTCGGCTACCGCGACACGTAA
- a CDS encoding diacylglycerol kinase family protein, with amino-acid sequence MAEWRRIFRTIRFAGEGLGEAYRREANFRVHLWLAGYAVLAGWVGGISREEWLWVLLAIGIVLGAELGNSAVERVVDLVTPDVHPLAKAAKDLSAAAVLLSAAFALAVGIIVLLPPFATRAFELRGRVPTEFLVWGALVASGLALGIALGGRPKEGRTSDGGRPSASDPQVSGGVRTFAATSFPFLPRDFLALGADVLFALLYWRASFFPLPVVACVLPPLAYVFAFSGPRRPLHVFLWFAVWLGLGVLERM; translated from the coding sequence GTGGCCGAGTGGCGGCGGATTTTCCGGACGATCCGCTTTGCGGGGGAAGGGCTGGGCGAAGCGTACCGCCGAGAGGCGAACTTCCGCGTGCACCTTTGGCTTGCTGGCTATGCCGTTCTTGCGGGGTGGGTCGGCGGGATCTCGCGGGAGGAGTGGCTCTGGGTTCTTCTGGCCATAGGGATCGTGTTGGGGGCGGAGCTGGGGAATTCCGCCGTCGAGCGCGTCGTGGATCTCGTGACGCCCGACGTCCACCCCCTCGCCAAGGCGGCCAAGGATTTGTCCGCGGCGGCCGTGCTCCTCTCCGCCGCCTTTGCCCTCGCGGTGGGCATCATCGTCCTCCTCCCGCCGTTTGCCACACGCGCCTTTGAACTCCGCGGCCGCGTACCGACCGAATTCCTCGTATGGGGTGCGCTCGTCGCCTCCGGGCTCGCCCTGGGAATCGCCTTGGGCGGAAGACCGAAAGAGGGCCGTACCTCGGACGGAGGAAGGCCCTCTGCCTCGGACCCCCAGGTCTCGGGCGGGGTGCGGACGTTTGCCGCGACGTCCTTCCCTTTCCTTCCCAGGGACTTCTTGGCCTTGGGTGCGGACGTCCTTTTCGCCCTCCTCTATTGGCGCGCTTCCTTTTTCCCCCTTCCTGTGGTAGCATGTGTTCTGCCTCCGCTTGCCTACGTATTCGCCTTTTCCGGCCCTCGGCGCCCGCTTCACGTCTTTCTTTGGTTTGCCGTGTGGCTGGGCCTCGGCGTTCTCGAGCGGATGTAG
- the ybeY gene encoding rRNA maturation RNase YbeY, producing MALELDIRYAVDDFRLSAEEEDLLVRMLEEGLRREWVPAAEISLSFVDDEEIRELNARYRGVDAPTDVLTFPLDDDPVLGDIVVSVPTARRQAEAYGHSLRREIFFLIVHGFYHLLGYDHDTEEAEAEMFRRQEELLAAFGITR from the coding sequence GTGGCCCTCGAACTCGACATCCGCTACGCCGTCGACGACTTTCGCCTGAGCGCGGAAGAAGAAGACCTCCTCGTCCGCATGCTCGAAGAAGGGCTTCGGCGCGAATGGGTCCCGGCGGCGGAGATCTCCCTCTCGTTCGTAGACGACGAAGAAATCCGCGAGCTCAACGCCCGCTACCGGGGCGTGGACGCTCCGACGGACGTCCTCACCTTTCCCCTTGACGACGATCCCGTCCTCGGCGACATCGTCGTGTCCGTGCCGACGGCCCGCCGGCAGGCGGAGGCGTACGGACACTCCCTCCGCCGGGAGATCTTTTTCCTGATCGTCCACGGCTTTTACCACCTCCTCGGGTACGACCACGACACGGAGGAAGCCGAAGCGGAGATGTTTCGGCGGCAGGAGGAACTCCTTGCGGCCTTCGGCATTACGAGGTGA
- a CDS encoding HD family phosphohydrolase, protein MLASFRRLVPRLFRPFVWVLYGVVLFVLLAQAVRANQATIELGSRAKERIVAPRTVYDAEATQRLREEAANKVEPVYTVNDAITQVQLNLVRRFYDDVIAYRSQEPEPPYAERVKKIKDELSPFSLPDDAYRTLASVPVETLRAMENVTLYLVEQILHAGVREEELERARALVDERMIVSNLSPAARSAVQEIARRAIVPNVTLDKEATEAARKKAADSVSPVYIYEGDTIVDVGQVINSEVLRKLKLLGLVDPFPVKPLAGMALFGLLNLGALHVSFRRIPFRSGIPQETAHAVAGFSALLGLLAMAAFFWLSEATGRNFIYLAPFAMSSFLATLILGASAGLVLGAHHALVAAFFFKERLGQIFDAPVFLVALLTVGVGLYRLGRAETRRDLVGASLWAGIAGAFALFLYALLANEPLAFPDGLQRFVPAFLSAPLAMVLAAGVLPAFEASFGILSPMTLLELANPNHPLLRKILLEAPGTYHHSLMVANLAEAAAEAIDADGLLCRVGAYYHDVGKTVRPAYFVENEMGGPSPHEHLSPFVSRDIIFAHVTDGVRILEEHRFPKAIVDIAAQHHGTSVLRYFYVRAREHDPDVRVEAFRYPGPKPQFKEAAIVMLADSVEATVRSLKHPTPEEVEAAVNEVIREKIEDGQLGECDLTMREIELIRRAFLETLAGIFHRRIEYPKLPTAGPSREVERGGSEVSRELSDGGSLPASEGDPSPAP, encoded by the coding sequence GTGCTGGCTTCGTTTCGTCGCCTCGTGCCGCGCCTTTTTCGGCCGTTCGTTTGGGTCCTTTACGGCGTCGTTCTCTTCGTCCTTTTGGCGCAGGCCGTGCGCGCAAACCAGGCGACGATCGAACTCGGTTCGCGGGCGAAGGAGCGCATCGTCGCCCCCCGGACGGTGTACGACGCCGAGGCAACGCAGCGCCTGCGCGAAGAGGCGGCCAACAAGGTTGAGCCCGTCTACACGGTGAACGACGCGATCACGCAGGTGCAGCTCAACCTCGTGCGCCGCTTCTACGACGACGTCATCGCCTACCGCAGCCAAGAACCGGAACCGCCGTACGCGGAACGCGTCAAAAAGATCAAGGACGAACTCAGCCCCTTCTCCCTTCCGGACGACGCCTACCGCACGTTGGCCAGCGTTCCCGTGGAGACGCTCAGGGCGATGGAAAACGTGACCCTCTACCTCGTCGAGCAGATCCTCCACGCCGGCGTTCGGGAGGAGGAACTCGAGCGCGCTCGGGCCCTCGTGGACGAACGGATGATCGTGTCGAACCTGAGCCCCGCGGCGCGCAGCGCCGTCCAGGAGATCGCGCGGAGGGCCATCGTGCCCAACGTCACGTTGGACAAAGAAGCTACGGAAGCCGCCCGGAAAAAGGCGGCAGACTCCGTTTCTCCCGTGTACATCTACGAGGGAGATACGATTGTCGACGTAGGTCAGGTGATTAACAGCGAGGTTCTGAGGAAGCTCAAGCTCCTCGGGCTCGTGGATCCGTTTCCCGTCAAGCCCCTTGCTGGGATGGCCCTCTTCGGCTTGCTCAACCTCGGGGCCCTGCACGTGTCCTTTCGCCGGATTCCCTTTCGTTCGGGGATTCCCCAGGAGACGGCACACGCCGTGGCCGGGTTCTCCGCCCTCCTTGGACTTTTGGCGATGGCCGCCTTTTTCTGGCTCTCCGAGGCTACGGGGCGGAACTTCATCTACCTCGCCCCCTTTGCCATGTCTTCTTTTCTTGCCACGCTCATCCTCGGAGCTTCGGCGGGGCTCGTCCTCGGAGCGCACCACGCGCTCGTGGCGGCCTTCTTTTTCAAGGAGCGCCTTGGGCAGATCTTCGACGCCCCGGTGTTTCTCGTGGCCCTCCTTACGGTGGGCGTAGGGTTGTACCGCTTGGGGCGCGCGGAGACGCGGCGCGACCTCGTGGGTGCCTCGCTTTGGGCCGGGATCGCCGGAGCGTTTGCCCTTTTTCTCTACGCGCTCCTCGCGAACGAACCCCTCGCCTTTCCCGACGGGCTTCAGCGCTTCGTCCCGGCGTTTCTTTCCGCCCCGCTCGCCATGGTGCTTGCGGCCGGCGTGCTCCCCGCCTTCGAGGCCTCGTTTGGGATTCTCTCGCCCATGACGCTTCTCGAACTCGCAAACCCCAACCATCCTCTCCTCCGCAAGATCCTCCTCGAAGCTCCGGGCACGTACCACCACAGCCTCATGGTGGCTAACCTCGCGGAGGCGGCCGCCGAGGCGATCGACGCGGACGGGCTTCTCTGCCGCGTCGGGGCGTACTACCACGACGTAGGGAAGACGGTGCGCCCCGCATACTTCGTGGAAAACGAAATGGGCGGACCCAGCCCCCACGAGCACCTTTCACCCTTCGTGAGCCGGGACATCATCTTCGCGCACGTGACGGACGGGGTGCGCATCCTCGAGGAGCATCGCTTTCCCAAGGCCATCGTGGACATCGCCGCACAGCACCACGGGACGAGCGTCCTTCGCTACTTCTACGTGCGCGCGCGCGAGCACGATCCCGACGTGCGCGTCGAGGCGTTCCGCTATCCAGGCCCCAAGCCGCAGTTCAAAGAGGCGGCGATCGTGATGCTCGCGGACAGCGTGGAGGCGACAGTGCGCTCGTTGAAGCACCCGACGCCCGAGGAAGTCGAGGCGGCGGTGAACGAGGTGATCCGCGAAAAGATCGAAGACGGGCAGCTCGGGGAGTGCGACCTCACGATGCGCGAGATCGAGCTCATCCGCCGCGCGTTTTTGGAGACGCTCGCAGGGATCTTTCACCGGCGCATCGAGTACCCCAAGCTCCCCACCGCCGGCCCTTCTCGGGAGGTCGAAAGGGGCGGCTCGGAAGTTTCGCGGGAACTCTCGGATGGGGGGAGTCTGCCCGCGTCCGAAGGCGACCCGTCGCCCGCGCCGTGA
- a CDS encoding PhoH family protein, with the protein MGAAVKPIRLLHPGEGLSLFGPHDRYLRRIEEAFPVRVVLRGDEVQLLGDEETVRVVGSLLEVLVALVRRGHTLTEHDVLYAIRLTEEGDPRRLFVLFEEELTRTVRGRPVRALTLGQLYYVQELRRREIVFAVGPAGTGKTYLAVVFAVKALRSHEVRRIVLTRPAVEAGERLGFLPGDLQEKVDPYLRPLYDALYDLLGADVVAKAIERGTIEIAPLAYMRGRTLDEAFVILDEAQNTTPAQMKMFLTRLGAGSRMVITGDLTQVDLARGEVSGLEDALGRLKDIPEIGIVTLHEADVVRHPLVEKIVRAYEGDRGT; encoded by the coding sequence ATGGGTGCGGCGGTGAAGCCCATCCGGCTCCTGCATCCGGGAGAAGGACTTTCCCTTTTCGGGCCGCATGACCGCTACCTTCGGCGCATCGAAGAGGCGTTTCCCGTAAGGGTGGTTCTTCGGGGCGACGAGGTTCAGCTTTTGGGCGACGAGGAAACCGTACGGGTCGTCGGGTCCCTTCTCGAAGTGCTCGTGGCGCTCGTCCGCCGAGGACACACGCTTACGGAGCACGACGTCCTTTACGCCATTCGCCTCACCGAAGAAGGGGATCCCCGGCGACTTTTTGTCCTTTTTGAAGAAGAGCTCACGCGCACGGTGCGCGGCCGTCCCGTGCGCGCCCTTACCCTCGGGCAGCTGTACTACGTCCAGGAACTCCGCCGGCGCGAAATCGTCTTCGCCGTCGGTCCCGCCGGTACGGGGAAGACGTACCTCGCTGTCGTCTTTGCCGTGAAGGCCTTGCGAAGCCACGAGGTTCGTCGGATCGTCCTGACGCGCCCCGCGGTGGAGGCGGGCGAGCGCCTCGGCTTTCTCCCCGGGGACCTGCAAGAAAAGGTCGACCCATACCTCCGGCCGCTCTACGACGCCCTGTACGACCTTCTGGGGGCCGACGTTGTCGCCAAGGCGATCGAACGCGGAACGATCGAAATCGCCCCGCTCGCGTACATGCGCGGGCGCACGTTGGACGAGGCCTTCGTCATCCTCGACGAGGCGCAGAACACGACTCCCGCACAGATGAAGATGTTTCTCACGCGCCTCGGTGCGGGGTCGCGCATGGTGATCACCGGGGACCTCACGCAGGTCGACCTCGCCCGCGGAGAGGTTTCCGGCCTCGAGGACGCTTTGGGCCGGCTCAAGGACATCCCCGAGATCGGGATCGTCACTTTGCACGAGGCGGACGTCGTACGCCACCCCTTGGTCGAAAAGATCGTGCGGGCGTACGAGGGAGATCGCGGGACGTAA